Proteins encoded together in one Balaenoptera musculus isolate JJ_BM4_2016_0621 chromosome 6, mBalMus1.pri.v3, whole genome shotgun sequence window:
- the LOC118896931 gene encoding LOW QUALITY PROTEIN: disintegrin and metalloproteinase domain-containing protein 29-like (The sequence of the model RefSeq protein was modified relative to this genomic sequence to represent the inferred CDS: inserted 1 base in 1 codon) → MRIILLLHWLGVFLSFSGHTRAEHPQYHSPPEVVIPLKVTHPGRSMKPPGQLSYSLXFGGQRHVLHMNIKKHLLSRHLPVFTYSDQGALLKDQPFVQNDCYYHGYVEGDPESLVALSTCSGGFRGLLQINDVVYEIKPMIFSTKFEHLVYKMDSEETQFPNMKSGFMQEEEIVHQFEFQEIGNSTLKQSHYDGWWIHSFFVEIALVVDNTLYNHFKRNVSKLQEDVFLIVNIVDSIYQVMGMKVLLFGMEIWTKRNQVEVDAVRRSLRDFCHWKANTIDARMAHDTVHLFINKTLRGLSGLGYVAGMCRSHFSCAVVTFANKTLAIIGIAVAHHIGHNLGMFHDTVLCVCSAGYYRCIMRHDNPPIAQFSNCSYSYFWGYSVQQAKCLQYTVYTKDMFSRKRCGNGVVEEGEECDCGSFQHCSKDACCLTNCSLSFGSTCAFGLCCKDCKFLPSGEMCRKEVNECDLPEWCNGSSHMCPDDVYVEDGIPCNDNAYCYEKRCNDRNAQCRQIFGQKAKNANDSCYKQVNTQGDRFGNCGVEGPTYLKCSMLDSLCGRIQCDNVAEIPLLTEHSTVHGTRFNNATCWGTDYHMGMTIPDIGEVKDGTECGPEHVCIGRKCVHLSRLDSNCSPKFCNMRGICNNKHHCHCNYKWDPPNCLKQGNGGSVDSGPPPKRKRIKKIYLALPCLILLLILLCCLLLLCMRKKPKEKKEEVQPQPEKLKQKTQTQHGK, encoded by the exons ATGAGGATCATACTCTTGCTACACTGGCTTGGGGTGTTTCTGTCTTTTTCAGGACACACCCGGGCTGAGCACCCCCAATATCACAGTCCTCCAGAAGTGGTGATTCCCTTGAAGGTAACACACCCTGGCAGAAGCATGAAGCCTCCAGGCCAGCTCTCTTACAGCC CATTTGGGGGCCAGAGACACGTTCTCCACATGAATATCAAGAAGCATTTGCTCTCCAGACACCTCCCAGTGTTCACCTACTCAGACCAGGGTGCTCTCCTGAAGGACCAGCCTTTTGTCCAGAATGACTGCTACTATCATGGTTATGTGGAGGGGGACCCAGAATCCCTTGTTGCCCTCAGTACCTGTTCTGGTGGCTTTCGAGGATTATTACAGATAAATGATGTTGTTTATGAAATTAAGCCCATGATTTTCTCTACCAAATTTGAACACCTGGTATATAAAATGGACAGTGAGGAGACCCAATTCCCGAACATGAAATCTGGTTTTATGCAAGAAGAGGAAATTGTACACCAATTTGAGTTTCAAGAGATTGGTAATTCTACTCTGAAACAAAGTCATTATGATGGCTGGTGGATCCATTCATTCTTTGTTGAAATTGCACTGGTGGTGGACAATACtctatataatcattttaaaaggaatgtCTCAAAGTTGCAGGAGGATGTGTTTCTTATTGTAAATATAGTGGATTCCATTTATCAGGTAATGGGTATGAAGGTGTTATTGTTTGGTATGGAGATCTGGACTAAAAGAAACCAGGTTGAAGTGGATGCTGTAAGGAggtctctgagagatttttgccattggAAGGCTAATACCATTGATGCCCGCATGGCACATGATACTGTacatctttttataaataagacCTTGAGAGGATTAAGTGGTTTAGGCTATGTTGCAGGAATGTGTAGATCACACTTTAGTTGTGCAGTTGTTACTTTTGCAAACAAAACCTTGGCCATTATTGGAATTGCAGTAGCTCATCATATAGGTCATAATTTGGGTATGTTTCATGACactgtattgtgtgtgtgttctgcaGGTTATTATAGATGTATAATGCGTCATGACAACCCACCAATAGCCCAATTTAGCAATTGTAGTTATTCTTATTTTTGGGGATATTCTGTACAGCAGGCAAAATGTTTGCAGTACACTGTATACACAAAGGACATGTTTTCAAGGAAGCGCTGTGGAAATGGTGTTGttgaagaaggagaagagtgTGACTGTGGATCTTTTCAGCATTGTTCAAAAGATGCCTGTTGTCTGACAAACTGCAGTTTAAGTTTTGGGTCTACTTGTGCTTTTGGGCTTTGTTGCAAGGACTGCAAGTTCTTACCATCAGGAGAAATGTGTAGAAAGGAGGTCAATGAATGTGATCTTCCAGAGTGGTGCAATGGATCATCCCATATGTGCCCAGACGATGTATATGTAGAGGATGGAATACCCTGTAATGACAATGCCTACTGCTATGAAAAGAGATGTAATGACCGCAACGCACAGTGTAGGCAGATTTTCGGCCAAAAGGCAAAAAATGCAAACGACAGTTGCTACAAACAAGTAAACACTCAAGGTGACCGTTTTGGTAACTGTGGAGTCGAAGGCCCTACATATCTAAAATGCAGTATGTTGGACAGCTTGTGTGGGAGAATTCAGTGCGATAATGTGGCAGAAATTCCCCTTCTGACAGAGCATTCGACTGTGCATGGGACTCGCTTCAACAATGCCACCTGCTGGGGTACCGACTACCACATGGGGATGACCATACCTGATATTGGTGAAGTGAAAGATGGCACAGAGTGTGGCCCAGAACATGTCTGCATCGGAAGGAAGTGCGTCCATCTCTCTCGCTTGGATAGTAATTGTTCACCTAAGTTCTGTAACATGAGGGGGATCTGCAACAATAAACATCACTGTCATTGTAACTATAAGTGGGACCCTCCCAACTGCCTAAAACAAGGCAATGGAGGTAGTGTTGACAGTGGCCCACCCCCTAAGAGAAAGAGGATAAAGAAGATTTACCTGGCCCTACCATGTCTTATTTTGTTGTTAATTCTATTATGTTGTCTTCTTTTGCTCTGTATGAGGAAAAaacctaaggaaaaaaaggaagaagttcAGCCTCAACCTGAAAAACTCAAGCAAAAGACTCAGACTCAacatgggaaataa